In candidate division WOR-3 bacterium, a single window of DNA contains:
- a CDS encoding ketoacyl-ACP synthase III, which yields MINRTKILSISYYVPEQVIKTIDIEKKLQFKERFGLPYGLLTKMTGCKEHHEARGKLDASDLAVRAAQKAINQAKINPEEIDLVLFCACDHDIDEPATVNIVAEKLGLKKVSAFDIKNACNSFLNGLDIADAMIKSDKARTVLVTTGEVITNWVCYNIRSRDELKYKAAGLTLGDGGAAAIVMPSETENGILMSHFETYGEHWRIATVMAGGTMYPRCPADSDLDVTYFLSDSEKILELALEKIPPLMEKVMAKVGWKPGDVDLVIGHQVTIKIMRDILNRVNIPFEKTVVTVDRYGNTGAASIPIAICTALEQRRLKPGMTVLLVGGASGFSAGVMALIW from the coding sequence TTGATAAATAGAACAAAGATTTTGTCAATAAGTTATTATGTGCCGGAACAGGTTATAAAGACAATTGATATTGAAAAGAAATTGCAATTTAAAGAACGATTTGGTCTCCCTTATGGCCTTTTGACAAAGATGACAGGCTGTAAAGAACACCATGAGGCAAGGGGTAAATTAGATGCATCAGATCTGGCGGTACGTGCGGCGCAGAAGGCAATAAATCAGGCAAAGATTAACCCAGAAGAGATTGACCTGGTTTTATTCTGTGCCTGTGACCATGATATTGATGAGCCTGCTACCGTTAATATCGTGGCGGAGAAATTAGGGTTGAAAAAAGTTTCCGCATTTGATATAAAGAATGCCTGCAATTCTTTTTTAAACGGTCTGGATATTGCGGATGCAATGATAAAGAGCGATAAAGCAAGAACAGTTCTCGTTACCACCGGCGAGGTCATAACAAACTGGGTCTGTTATAACATAAGGTCAAGGGATGAACTTAAATACAAGGCTGCTGGATTGACCCTTGGTGATGGTGGTGCCGCAGCGATAGTGATGCCGAGTGAAACAGAAAACGGTATTCTAATGAGCCATTTTGAAACTTATGGAGAACACTGGCGGATTGCGACGGTTATGGCCGGTGGAACGATGTATCCAAGATGCCCTGCAGATTCGGATTTGGATGTTACCTATTTTCTTTCAGATAGTGAGAAAATTCTTGAACTTGCCTTAGAAAAAATCCCACCGTTGATGGAAAAGGTGATGGCAAAAGTAGGGTGGAAACCCGGAGATGTTGATCTGGTAATTGGGCATCAAGTGACGATTAAGATAATGCGCGATATATTGAATCGGGTGAACATTCCATTTGAGAAGACTGTAGTAACGGTTGACCGCTATGGCAATACCGGTGCCGCAAGTATCCCGATTGCTATATGTACTGCACTGGAACAGAGGAGATTAAAACCCGGAATGACGGTCTTACTCGTTGGTGGTGCAAGTGGATTTTCTGCAGGTGTTATGGCACTTATCTGGTGA
- a CDS encoding radical SAM protein — MKRRLLLINPINQRFYENRVGLTANRTTRFQPLGLGIIASLTPDNWEITMIDENFVSFHYQEADLVGITTFTATAPRAYEIAQIFRKKNIPVVMGGFHITMYPDEALQFADSLVLGEAENVWHSLIKDFEFGNLKKVYSGIPADLNNLPLPRRNIFSNEYIFGSIETSRGCPMDCKFCSVSAFYGRNQRFRPVEDVLNELKTIPQKKIFFVDDNIIGFTPSSKERLKDLCRIMIEKNIKKDWWCQTTFSFGEDEDLLYLAAKSGCKLLFIGIEAQDTPALMNINKKLNLKTGNQKMEIIFRRINEYGIGVIGAFMFGMDTDTMKTIKERTDYIIKSNANAIQITYLTPLPGTRLYEELYNQGRIIYTRYPEDWEHYTFAEVTYHPLGMTVSELENARNYVVKKIYNLGAIFKRFIKTLRSTKNLITTLWAIAFHLFLRQATIRSHRLGPR, encoded by the coding sequence GTGAAAAGACGGTTACTCCTGATTAATCCGATAAATCAGCGATTTTACGAAAATCGTGTTGGTCTTACGGCAAACCGCACAACAAGATTTCAACCTCTCGGATTAGGTATTATTGCCTCCCTGACCCCTGATAACTGGGAAATAACCATGATCGATGAAAATTTTGTATCTTTTCATTATCAGGAAGCAGACCTCGTAGGTATAACTACGTTTACCGCTACTGCACCACGTGCCTATGAGATTGCCCAAATCTTTCGCAAGAAAAATATTCCGGTGGTGATGGGTGGTTTCCATATCACAATGTATCCTGATGAGGCACTCCAGTTTGCTGATAGTCTGGTGCTTGGAGAGGCAGAAAATGTATGGCATTCATTAATTAAAGATTTTGAATTTGGCAATTTAAAGAAAGTATATAGCGGAATACCTGCAGATTTAAACAATTTACCTTTGCCCAGACGCAACATTTTTTCAAACGAATATATCTTCGGTTCAATTGAAACAAGCCGGGGCTGCCCAATGGATTGCAAATTCTGTTCGGTGAGTGCATTTTATGGCAGGAATCAAAGATTCAGACCAGTTGAAGATGTTCTCAATGAGCTAAAGACAATTCCCCAGAAAAAAATTTTCTTTGTTGACGATAACATTATAGGCTTCACACCTTCATCAAAAGAGAGACTCAAGGATTTGTGTCGGATAATGATTGAAAAAAATATAAAAAAAGACTGGTGGTGTCAGACAACATTCTCTTTTGGTGAAGATGAAGATCTGCTTTATCTTGCGGCAAAGAGTGGTTGTAAACTCCTTTTCATTGGGATTGAAGCACAAGATACACCAGCATTGATGAATATAAACAAAAAATTGAATCTTAAAACAGGTAATCAAAAAATGGAAATCATCTTCCGCAGAATCAATGAATATGGCATCGGTGTCATCGGGGCGTTTATGTTTGGAATGGATACCGACACAATGAAAACAATTAAAGAAAGAACAGATTATATAATAAAAAGTAATGCCAATGCAATCCAGATAACCTATCTTACACCTTTGCCCGGCACAAGATTATATGAAGAATTATACAATCAAGGAAGGATAATCTACACGAGATATCCAGAAGATTGGGAACATTATACATTTGCTGAGGTAACTTATCACCCATTGGGAATGACTGTTAGTGAACTTGAAAATGCACGGAATTATGTTGTGAAAAAAATTTATAACTTGGGTGCGATATTTAAAAGATTTATAAAAACACTTCGGTCAACCAAAAACTTAATCACAACACTTTGGGCAATTGCCTTCCATTTATTTTTGCGCCAGGCAACGATAAGGAGTCATCGTTTGGGTCCAAGATAA